TTCAATGCTCATTCCTTTATTGGTACGGGCTTCTCTAATTTTATTTCCTGCTATTTTCATATTACAAATTAATCATCATTTTAATTATCTCTTCGGGATAAAGTTTTTTAAGCATTTTATAAAATTTTGCAGCCGGAAAACCAACAACATTATAAAAACAGCCCTCAATTTTATCAATAAAAACTGCGCTGCTGTCCTGAATTCCATAAGCTCCGGCTTTATCAAGGGGAGAACCTGTTTTAATATAAGCCGCTATCTCCCAATCTTCAAGTTTTTTGAATGTTACTTTTGTTTTCTCAAAATCTGAGACACAGGTTCCTTCTGTTTTAATCAGAGTTATTCCTGTAAAAACTTCGTGAGTTTTTCCTGAAAGCATTCTGAGCATTGTCCCTGCATGTTCTGCACTTTCCGGTTTTCCGAGTATTTCGCCGTCAAGAGCAACCAGAGTATCAGCTCCAATAACCAATGCATTTGACAAATTTTCTGCAGCAGCTTCTGCTTTTGCTTTTGACAAACCTACAACTGCATCTTCAGGTGTAGGAAAAGTGCTGTGATCTTCAGGTACATCTGAGATAATCTTTGTAAAATCAAATCCGATCTGGCTCAATATTGCAGAACGTCTCGGTGATCCTGAGCCAAGTACTATTTTTGGAATGCTGCTGTTCAAAATCAGATATACTCCTTTTTTACTCCTGTTCGAGAATCAGAGTCACAGGCCCGTCATTAACAAGTTCCACATCCATGTGCGCTCCGAATATTCCTGTCCGGACTTTAATGCCCATTTCTTTTAATATATTGACAAAATAATTATAAATTTTCCCGGCATCTTCAGGATCAGCAGCATCTGTAAAACTCGGCCTTCTTCCTTTTCTGCAGTCCCCGTAAAGAGTAAATTGAGAAACAACAAGCACATCACCTTTTGTGTCAATCAGAGAGAAATGAAATTTGCCTTCATCGTTTTCAAAAATGCGGAGATTAACACACTTTTCTGCAATCCAGCGGGCTGT
Above is a genomic segment from bacterium containing:
- the maf gene encoding septum formation protein Maf is translated as MILNSSIPKIVLGSGSPRRSAILSQIGFDFTKIISDVPEDHSTFPTPEDAVVGLSKAKAEAAAENLSNALVIGADTLVALDGEILGKPESAEHAGTMLRMLSGKTHEVFTGITLIKTEGTCVSDFEKTKVTFKKLEDWEIAAYIKTGSPLDKAGAYGIQDSSAVFIDKIEGCFYNVVGFPAAKFYKMLKKLYPEEIIKMMINL
- the dtd gene encoding D-tyrosyl-tRNA(Tyr) deacylase, with the protein product MRAVVQRVKNARVFVDREITGEIDRGILILLGIKKGDNEETARWIAEKCVNLRIFENDEGKFHFSLIDTKGDVLVVSQFTLYGDCRKGRRPSFTDAADPEDAGKIYNYFVNILKEMGIKVRTGIFGAHMDVELVNDGPVTLILEQE